The genomic stretch CAAATGCCTGTGTCAGCATCTTCGATCCATCAGCCAGCCCGGGGATGACCGCAGTCTGCTCCAGATAGTCTGTCGTTACCAGCGGAAGATGATGCGCGTCCGCAGTCTTCTGCAGGCCATTCTTTTGTGCTTCGGTGGCCAGTTGCGAGGCCAGATTCTGCTGCAACTGCGCTTCCTTCTGACGCGTGAGAGTCGCCTCGATCATCGGACGAACCTCATCCAGCGTCCGAGTATGAGCGGTCTGCTTCTCTTCCACCTGCAGGATGTGGTAGCCGAACTGAGTCTTTACCACGTCCGACGTCTGCCCTGCGCTCAACGAAAAAGCAACTTTGTCGAACTCGGGAACAGTAGCTCCGCGCTTCAGGAAGCCGAGCTCGCCGCCCTGCTCCTTGCTGCCCGGATCGTCGGAGTTCTTCCTGGCGAGATCCGCAAAGTTCGCCCCTGCCTTGATCTGCTTGAGGATCGCCTGAGCCTTCTGCAGGGCCGCGGAGTTTGCTGCCGCATCCGCTCCAGGGGGCGTCTTGATAAGAATATGGCGGACCTTTACCTGCTCGGGTACGTCAAATTCAGTCTTGTGCTGGTTGTAGTACTGCTGAATCTCCGCTGCGCTCACCTGCGGCGTTCCGCCGGGAACCTGCCCCTCGCCAAAGGCGACGTACTGCAGTTTACGGGCTTCCGGAACGGCATTGGCATACTTCGCGGCGTTCTGCTTGAAGAATGCCTGCAGTTCGCTGTCGCTGGGGTTGATCTGCTTGCGCAGGTCATCGCCATTCAGCACGGCATAGGCGAACTTGATCTTGGTTCCCTGCTGACGGTAGGCGTCGCGAACCTCACCGTCGGAGACGGTGGCGCTGCCAGTCACCATCGCCCGCAGGCGGTTCATCTGGATTTCCTTCTTCAGCTGCTTCTCAAAATCTTCGCGCGATATGCCAAAGTTGTCCTGGATGAGCGCTGCATACTTGTCATCCCCGATGTACTGGCCATTGGGAAACAGGACCATTCCAAACTGACCGGTGTGCAGGAATTGACGGACATCCTCGTCCGTAACCTTCAAACCGAGACGATCCGCCTCCAACAGCATGACTGCCTGCTGGATCAGCCCCTGACCTACGCGCTGAATCATGAAAGGCAGCACGAAATCGGGCAGGCGCTGCTGCTGCAATTGCCGCGAAGCCGCCTGTTGTACCTGGGCATTGGTGATCTCAGTGGAGGGCCCGAAGACGCGGCCGAACAGACCGCCACTATGCACGGTGGCGTAGGTATCTGCTGCACCCGAGGAGTCCTGGAAGATACCAGGGACCAAGGTGATGACCATCGTAATCACGGCCAGGCCGATAATGACTATGAATATGCCCTTGATCAGGCGACTGTCTCTTTGGAGAAAGCGAATCATTGTGTGGGTAAAACCTTTGCCTGAGTGTCTTAAGTTGTTCGAACAAATGACCGGAACTAACCAACACCGCAGGAATCTTTCGCATCTATATTAGGGTGCGTAAGAAATTATAAACCAGCGGATTCGGCCCTGCGGCGAGGATACTGAAAAGCTGCAATTCCGATCCATTTCATCTTCATTTAACTTCTATAAGGGAAACTGACAGCGCAAACCTGAATCGGGCGTACGTTGAAATGTTTAGACTTCGATAACGTTTTGACATACACTCTTGGTTAAGTAACCGGGGCTCAGTAACCAATTTGGGGCATTCAACCGGTTCCAAATCTGTAGTATTTGTAGTTATCGATCCCCAGTCGCAATACAAGGATTGGGCCCAGATTTCCGGAATCGTTCCGTGTTCCTAACCACTTGGGTTACCGAGCCGGCATAAATGCCTGCCTGGTGTCCCCAAACAGCCTTAATTTAGTCTCCGTCGTATCGGATTGCAGATTAGGTACCCCCACTGGAAATTGGCCAGGTGATCGGGGATCCTTCCAAAATTCTCCTTGGCACTAGGTTACTATCGGGACAACAGGTTCCAAGGTGAAGGGCATTTATGACTTTGAGTTGACGATATTCGTGCCTGGAAAGTGTCTCGAATCAGTACAGCACGGTTAGCGAACCGCAAAATCCAACATTGATGATGGGCGACTAAACATGCGACTTGTCTCTAAAATGCCGATGTTCGTACTCCTGTTTCTCTTTACTATGGGGACCATTCACGCGATCGGTCAGGTTACGGCCGCAGCGCGAGGTGGCGGTAACCAGGCGAACGTCTTTGGTATGTTCACGGCCAACCACCCCGACTACGATCAACCTTATACCTATGGAGGTACGTTCGGTGCAGATTACCGGTTCGGCAATCTGCACTTAGGCCAGCCTGCAGTCGCCGCACGCATCAGCATTGTGCCAGGCGGCATCGTGGGTGAAAACACCTACCTGTTCGGACCGGAATGGCATTTCCGATTCCGGCGCTTCCGCCCCTACGCCGATTTTCATATTGGGTATGCAAGCATCTCTTATAGCAAGAACCGGACCGAAGAAGCATTAGCCGGCATCAGCAGCAGGAGCGGCAGGGCATATGAGTTTGGCGGCGGTGTCGATTATCGTTTGAAGCGTAGGTTCGGGCTGCGTATCGTCGACTTTCAATACCAGGACTGGAACGTCGGTACCGGAAATGTGTTCCGCCCAGGCGAAAAGAAGCCCCCGGTTATTAATGGAAGCATCACGTATTCGCCGTACCAGATCAGTGGCGGCGCTTACTTTCGATTCCACTAGACTGCACGAGCTAGCCCGGACGCCGGGCTAGCTCATTCTCCCCTCCGATGTAGGCCCTCAAAAGGGCTTCGCTGCCTGCATCTGCGCGTCCTCGAGACGTGCTGGTGACGCAGCCATCCCCGTCCCCTGGAAGTGTTATTCTCTCAATCATGTTGCCTGTGAAACCATCTATCTCCCTCAGCTATACTCCTCAACCGGTGTGGCCTGCGAAGAGCGCGGCAACCGCGCGCACGTGGGGAGATCGTTTCAAGTTCAGCGTCCTCTGCTCGCTCACGGCGACGATGATGGTGCTGTCCGCGAGTTCGCCTAAGAGCCTGGCACAGGCTGTCGGCGGATCCGCCGCACCTGCAGCAGCTCCATCTGTCACCTCAGCCCCCCAGAATCCCACTGCGGTGGCTCCTCTGGGATCATTTGGTGTTCCAGCGGGGCTGGGAGACGGCCCAATCCTGCCGGGAGATACCGTGGAAGTGCAGGTATACGATGCTCCGGAGCTCTCGGTGAAGGCACAGGTGTCCCAATCCGGCGACATCCCGGTTCCGCTTCTTAGCGTGTTTCATATTGCCGGACTGACCTCGACAGAGGCCGCCGCGGCACTCGCCAATGAATTCAAGACCCGCAATTACCTGCAATTCCCCAATGTCCTGGTAACCGTGCAGCAGGCGGCCAACGGAGTGACCGTGGCAGGCGAGGTACGATCGCCTGGGATTTATCCGGTCAGCGGCAAACATCGGTTGATCGATGTGCTGACTCGCGCAGGGGGACCGACGGACCTGGCCGCGCATGTTATCGAGGTCACCGGCCCGGAAGCGAACCAGATTCAGCGCGTCGTCTGGGACCCGACTTTTCAGGAGAATCCCGCCACCCGCGTCTATCTTCAGGCTGGACAGACGGTGCTGGTCGGCAAGTGCGGCGTTGTCTACCTGGGTGGAAACCTGGTGAAGCCGGGCTCCTTTCCCCTCTGCGCATCGCGGCATACCACGGTATCCCAGGCGATCGCACTGGCTGGCGGTGTAAAGCCCGCCTC from Acidisarcina sp. encodes the following:
- a CDS encoding peptidyl-prolyl cis-trans isomerase, with the protein product MIRFLQRDSRLIKGIFIVIIGLAVITMVITLVPGIFQDSSGAADTYATVHSGGLFGRVFGPSTEITNAQVQQAASRQLQQQRLPDFVLPFMIQRVGQGLIQQAVMLLEADRLGLKVTDEDVRQFLHTGQFGMVLFPNGQYIGDDKYAALIQDNFGISREDFEKQLKKEIQMNRLRAMVTGSATVSDGEVRDAYRQQGTKIKFAYAVLNGDDLRKQINPSDSELQAFFKQNAAKYANAVPEARKLQYVAFGEGQVPGGTPQVSAAEIQQYYNQHKTEFDVPEQVKVRHILIKTPPGADAAANSAALQKAQAILKQIKAGANFADLARKNSDDPGSKEQGGELGFLKRGATVPEFDKVAFSLSAGQTSDVVKTQFGYHILQVEEKQTAHTRTLDEVRPMIEATLTRQKEAQLQQNLASQLATEAQKNGLQKTADAHHLPLVTTDYLEQTAVIPGLADGSKMLTQAFGVKSGAAPQVATTGEGYGIFQVTAVRTAHAPTFDEYKAHILEDYRDQNLPQLLASKTTALAEKAHTENDLEKAAKELGATVKTSDLVGQDAQVPEIGQLASAAPALFKLQPGAISTPINTGRAGIVAKIIDREEPTADEIAKNFPQTRDSLLDQRREEMFAVFVTTLQEKYQKEGRIRLAKKAPNAALPGSPS
- a CDS encoding SLBB domain-containing protein codes for the protein MKPSISLSYTPQPVWPAKSAATARTWGDRFKFSVLCSLTATMMVLSASSPKSLAQAVGGSAAPAAAPSVTSAPQNPTAVAPLGSFGVPAGLGDGPILPGDTVEVQVYDAPELSVKAQVSQSGDIPVPLLSVFHIAGLTSTEAAAALANEFKTRNYLQFPNVLVTVQQAANGVTVAGEVRSPGIYPVSGKHRLIDVLTRAGGPTDLAAHVIEVTGPEANQIQRVVWDPTFQENPATRVYLQAGQTVLVGKCGVVYLGGNLVKPGSFPLCASRHTTVSQAIALAGGVKPASSAKKTVLLRTEEGTRKVRVIDVEAILRGKAPDFTLNSDDILYVPGSALKASVNIVVPAALNFATAVGAYRLQQP